A single Cupriavidus sp. D39 DNA region contains:
- a CDS encoding ABC transporter ATP-binding protein, with protein sequence MSTTPALEIKDLHAWYGESHILHGVDLTVNPGEVVTLLGRNGAGRTTTLRAIMGLTGQRKGSIRVNGTETIGMPTHKIAHCGIGYCPEERGIFASLSCEENLMLPPLLKGQGTSALTGMSEAEIYEMFPNLKERRQSQGTRLSGGEQQMLAVGRILRTGANLLLLDEISEGLAPVIVQALARMILMLKKKGYTVVMVEQNFRFAAPLADRFYVMEHGTIVERFAAAELQAKMPVLNELLGV encoded by the coding sequence ATGAGCACAACGCCCGCACTAGAAATCAAGGACCTGCACGCCTGGTACGGCGAATCGCACATCCTGCATGGCGTGGACCTGACCGTGAATCCCGGCGAGGTGGTGACGCTGCTGGGCCGCAACGGCGCCGGGCGCACCACCACGCTGCGCGCCATCATGGGCCTGACCGGCCAGCGCAAGGGCTCGATCCGCGTCAACGGCACCGAGACCATCGGCATGCCGACGCACAAGATCGCGCACTGCGGCATCGGCTATTGCCCGGAAGAGCGGGGCATCTTCGCCAGCCTGTCGTGCGAGGAAAACCTGATGCTGCCGCCGCTGTTGAAAGGGCAGGGCACCAGCGCGCTCACCGGCATGAGCGAGGCCGAGATCTACGAGATGTTCCCTAACCTGAAGGAGCGCCGCCAGAGCCAGGGCACGCGCCTGTCGGGCGGCGAGCAGCAGATGCTTGCCGTCGGGCGCATCCTGCGCACCGGGGCCAACCTGCTGCTGCTCGACGAGATCTCCGAGGGCCTCGCGCCCGTGATCGTGCAAGCGCTGGCGCGGATGATCCTGATGCTCAAGAAAAAGGGCTACACGGTGGTGATGGTGGAGCAGAACTTCCGCTTTGCCGCGCCGCTGGCAGATCGCTTTTATGTGATGGAACACGGCACCATCGTCGAGCGCTTCGCGGCCGCAGAGCTGCAGGCCAAGATGCCGGTGCTGAACGAACTGCTTGGGGTCTGA